The following proteins come from a genomic window of Manduca sexta isolate Smith_Timp_Sample1 chromosome 6, JHU_Msex_v1.0, whole genome shotgun sequence:
- the LOC119188581 gene encoding uncharacterized protein LOC119188581 isoform X1, whose protein sequence is MRFTWMVYILLAVNADVNGQQDESERDIINVEAVNIIKDYAVDIAVGPKNATYCRLEDPTGAVVFDGSSQCRLTLNRVAMEHDGIWNMTIGLPGRVLTEDVLLTVNVMEADSKMVVLTRVENQQPSVKLSCSVSHAYTVRGCSFRDPRGKTLVATQEGESEEDPAVRYSTNISNHECSLLSTNPVESVLGAWRCAVETDLGTHYGFLSVICPWLLNDTENKDDYYLEPFLDTQRESISAVEGAVTMSCIIHAPIRYCYFEASNGTKISVAPETLSTDLKYVGSGFNAGECGVRFTKLVAGDSGTWSCHVGLVNQTGEQSIQFQVTIEEQLKVRHYWHESYGLVVEARVHPTRTLHYCIFVRFDGLVLTTKNISADHKLISIDERHRLLRIKKTSGLDLYPWIIIAKVKKHGFVTRNTTDNVFWFKQTASGANVTGQQATNDKFEIQRVLLSRIDRVTRIGEHIDMSLDNSEQEELCYFISPNGEDSTIVESIAGVTVHERSIFVSCRMTVGPIERSLIGNWTLCARRTDTVIHERCQHINVTFSNNNNPSAAWHVNERPQFNHSVSLGRYLTPVVIGDGNTRSCHIITPDGEDLIITHDTNYRNLELVSLNPSTRTCSVRIGPIESWMMGEWTLYGMFRRKANNEVRLPMRLLFYDEENPYTQPYNITNLDSINRNVPLGRTITLEVTGTGNTDECEYRPPTGQRYLFNATDHFLV, encoded by the exons ATGCGATTTACTTGGATGGTGTACATTTTACTAGCAg TTAATGCAGATGTCAATGGACAACAAGATGAGTCTG aaagaGATATAATTAATGTGGAAGCTGTGAACATTATTAAAGACTATGCAGTAGACATAGCAGTGGGTCCAAAAAATGCGACTTATTGTAGGCTTGAGGATCCCACGGGAGCTGTAGTGTTCGACGGGTCCAGCCAATGTAGACTGACTCTGAACAGAGTGGCGATGGAACATGATGGAATCTGGAACATGACTATAGGATTACCGGGACGAGTTTTGACTGAAGACGTTTTATTAACAGTTAATGTAATGGAGGCAG ATTCCAAGATGGTGGTTTTAACGAGGGTGGAGAACCAGCAACCATCGGTAAAGCTTTCCTGCTCGGTTTCGCACGCGTATACTGTGCGAGGTTGCAGTTTCCGCGACCCGAGGGGAAAGACACTCGTCGCCACACAAGAAGGAGAAAGCGAAGAAGATCCGGCAGTcag ATACTCAACAAATATTAGCAACCACGAGTGCAGTCTGCTTTCAACCAACCCTGTGGAGAGTGTGCTTGGCGCGTGGCGCTGCGCTGTCGAGACAGATCTTGGCACACACTACGGCTTCTTATCCGTCATCTGTCCTTGGCTATTGAACGATACTGAAAATAAAGATGATTATTATTTGg AACCATTTTTAGACACTCAAAGGGAATCGATATCTGCAGTTGAAGGAGCAGTCACTATGTCTTGTATTATTCATGCTCCTATCAGATACTGCTATTTTGAAGCAAGTAATGGCACAAAGATCAGTGTGGCGCCTG AAACATTATCCACGGATCTGAAATACGTTGGAAGTGGTTTTAATGCTGGTGAGTGTGGAGTCAGGTTTACGAAGCTGGTGGCCGGGGACAGTGGCACCTGGAGCTGTCACGTGGGACTCGTCAACCAAACGGGGGAACAAAGTATCCAGTTCCAAGTCACCATCGAAG AGCAATTAAAAGTGCGGCATTACTGGCACGAGTCGTACGGACTTGTGGTAGAAGCCAGAGTTCACCCCACGAGGACGCTACATTACTGTATATTTGTTCGTTTCGATGGCCTTG TTTTGACAACAAAGAACATTTCGGCTGACCACAAACTTATATCCATTGACGAGCGTCACCGTCTACTCCGGATCAAAAAAACGAGTGGCTTGGACCTCTATCCTTGGATAATCATCGCGAAAGTCAAAAAACATGGTTTTGTGACTAGAAACACCACTGACAATGTATTCTGGTTCAAACAAACTGCAT cgGGTGCAAACGTCACTGGACAACAAGCAACCAATG ataaatttgaaatacaaagGGTATTGTTATCCCGGATCGACCGTGTGACCAGGATCGGTGAGCACATTGACATGTCGTTAGACAATTCAGAACAAGAAGAACTGTGCTACTTCATTTCACCTAATGGGGAAGATAGTACTATAGTCGAGAGCATTGCTGGTGTGACGGTCCACGAGCGAAGCATCTTTGTATCCTGCAGGATGACAGTGGGTCCTATCGAAAGATCGCTTATAGGAAACTGGACCTTATGCGCAAGGCGTACAGATACTGTAATACACGAACGTTGTCAACACATAAATGTTACTTTTA gTAATAATAACAACCCGAGCGCTGCTTGGCATGTCAATGAGCGTCCTCAGTTCAACCATAGCGTCAGTCTTGGCAGGTACTTGACACCAGTCGTTATAGGCGACGGTAACACGAGATCTTGCCACATTATTACTCCAGATGGTGAAGATCTGATTATTACCCACGATACCAATTATCGGAATCTGGAGCTGGTATCTCTGAACCCTTCTACCAGGACCTGTTCCGTCAGGATAGGTCCGATAGAAAGCTGGATGATGGGAGAATGGACTCTCTATGGCATGTTCAGGCGCAAGGCTAATAATGAAGTTAGGTTGCCAATGCGTCTGTTATTTTAcg aCGAAGAGAATCCCTACACCCAGCCATACAACATCACTAATCTGGACTCAATCAATCGCAACGTGCCTTTAGGCCGAACAATAACTTTAGAAGTGACCGGCACAGGAAACACAGATGAATGTGAATACAGACCTCCAACTGGTCAGAGATACTTGTTCAATGCAACTGATCACTTCCTGGTGTAA
- the LOC119188581 gene encoding uncharacterized protein LOC119188581 isoform X2, translating to MRFTWMVYILLAVNADVNGQQDESERDIINVEAVNIIKDYAVDIAVGPKNATYCRLEDPTGAVVFDGSSQCRLTLNRVAMEHDGIWNMTIGLPGRVLTEDVLLTVNVMEADSKMVVLTRVENQQPSVKLSCSVSHAYTVRGCSFRDPRGKTLVATQEGESEEDPAVRYSTNISNHECSLLSTNPVESVLGAWRCAVETDLGTHYGFLSVICPWLLNDTENKDDYYLEPFLDTQRESISAVEGAVTMSCIIHAPIRYCYFEASNGTKISVAPETLSTDLKYVGSGFNAGECGVRFTKLVAGDSGTWSCHVGLVNQTGEQSIQFQVTIEVLTTKNISADHKLISIDERHRLLRIKKTSGLDLYPWIIIAKVKKHGFVTRNTTDNVFWFKQTASGANVTGQQATNDKFEIQRVLLSRIDRVTRIGEHIDMSLDNSEQEELCYFISPNGEDSTIVESIAGVTVHERSIFVSCRMTVGPIERSLIGNWTLCARRTDTVIHERCQHINVTFSNNNNPSAAWHVNERPQFNHSVSLGRYLTPVVIGDGNTRSCHIITPDGEDLIITHDTNYRNLELVSLNPSTRTCSVRIGPIESWMMGEWTLYGMFRRKANNEVRLPMRLLFYDEENPYTQPYNITNLDSINRNVPLGRTITLEVTGTGNTDECEYRPPTGQRYLFNATDHFLV from the exons ATGCGATTTACTTGGATGGTGTACATTTTACTAGCAg TTAATGCAGATGTCAATGGACAACAAGATGAGTCTG aaagaGATATAATTAATGTGGAAGCTGTGAACATTATTAAAGACTATGCAGTAGACATAGCAGTGGGTCCAAAAAATGCGACTTATTGTAGGCTTGAGGATCCCACGGGAGCTGTAGTGTTCGACGGGTCCAGCCAATGTAGACTGACTCTGAACAGAGTGGCGATGGAACATGATGGAATCTGGAACATGACTATAGGATTACCGGGACGAGTTTTGACTGAAGACGTTTTATTAACAGTTAATGTAATGGAGGCAG ATTCCAAGATGGTGGTTTTAACGAGGGTGGAGAACCAGCAACCATCGGTAAAGCTTTCCTGCTCGGTTTCGCACGCGTATACTGTGCGAGGTTGCAGTTTCCGCGACCCGAGGGGAAAGACACTCGTCGCCACACAAGAAGGAGAAAGCGAAGAAGATCCGGCAGTcag ATACTCAACAAATATTAGCAACCACGAGTGCAGTCTGCTTTCAACCAACCCTGTGGAGAGTGTGCTTGGCGCGTGGCGCTGCGCTGTCGAGACAGATCTTGGCACACACTACGGCTTCTTATCCGTCATCTGTCCTTGGCTATTGAACGATACTGAAAATAAAGATGATTATTATTTGg AACCATTTTTAGACACTCAAAGGGAATCGATATCTGCAGTTGAAGGAGCAGTCACTATGTCTTGTATTATTCATGCTCCTATCAGATACTGCTATTTTGAAGCAAGTAATGGCACAAAGATCAGTGTGGCGCCTG AAACATTATCCACGGATCTGAAATACGTTGGAAGTGGTTTTAATGCTGGTGAGTGTGGAGTCAGGTTTACGAAGCTGGTGGCCGGGGACAGTGGCACCTGGAGCTGTCACGTGGGACTCGTCAACCAAACGGGGGAACAAAGTATCCAGTTCCAAGTCACCATCGAAG TTTTGACAACAAAGAACATTTCGGCTGACCACAAACTTATATCCATTGACGAGCGTCACCGTCTACTCCGGATCAAAAAAACGAGTGGCTTGGACCTCTATCCTTGGATAATCATCGCGAAAGTCAAAAAACATGGTTTTGTGACTAGAAACACCACTGACAATGTATTCTGGTTCAAACAAACTGCAT cgGGTGCAAACGTCACTGGACAACAAGCAACCAATG ataaatttgaaatacaaagGGTATTGTTATCCCGGATCGACCGTGTGACCAGGATCGGTGAGCACATTGACATGTCGTTAGACAATTCAGAACAAGAAGAACTGTGCTACTTCATTTCACCTAATGGGGAAGATAGTACTATAGTCGAGAGCATTGCTGGTGTGACGGTCCACGAGCGAAGCATCTTTGTATCCTGCAGGATGACAGTGGGTCCTATCGAAAGATCGCTTATAGGAAACTGGACCTTATGCGCAAGGCGTACAGATACTGTAATACACGAACGTTGTCAACACATAAATGTTACTTTTA gTAATAATAACAACCCGAGCGCTGCTTGGCATGTCAATGAGCGTCCTCAGTTCAACCATAGCGTCAGTCTTGGCAGGTACTTGACACCAGTCGTTATAGGCGACGGTAACACGAGATCTTGCCACATTATTACTCCAGATGGTGAAGATCTGATTATTACCCACGATACCAATTATCGGAATCTGGAGCTGGTATCTCTGAACCCTTCTACCAGGACCTGTTCCGTCAGGATAGGTCCGATAGAAAGCTGGATGATGGGAGAATGGACTCTCTATGGCATGTTCAGGCGCAAGGCTAATAATGAAGTTAGGTTGCCAATGCGTCTGTTATTTTAcg aCGAAGAGAATCCCTACACCCAGCCATACAACATCACTAATCTGGACTCAATCAATCGCAACGTGCCTTTAGGCCGAACAATAACTTTAGAAGTGACCGGCACAGGAAACACAGATGAATGTGAATACAGACCTCCAACTGGTCAGAGATACTTGTTCAATGCAACTGATCACTTCCTGGTGTAA